In Quercus lobata isolate SW786 chromosome 12, ValleyOak3.0 Primary Assembly, whole genome shotgun sequence, a genomic segment contains:
- the LOC115971170 gene encoding E3 ubiquitin-protein ligase HOS1, producing MDRRFNGPTTPSTSTDAAASASAAKSTPLPSQPNYNSRAVKEALEHLASVDLFELCDEAKVEHCRATRDLRSCGRYVEYALISCGHASLCAECSQRCDLCPICRIPIPMDGNRLRLRLYHECIEAGLISKRCDERIQEKDGEKQLTADVQRLYSLFDVALENNLVSLICQYVTDVCMDESAVSSDPVIAFLLDEVVVKDWCKRTFRNIAKELQRIYNLELEGMKTSLTLLLKLSIQLAGICNVLEVLESSFKDTLSAQLHDLHHLQESILKTKQHMEIMMWCIRHQFLEKVKSRYSDFSSWHSCVHERKSAAIKRSWPDAVNNSSEPTKQDGSLFIEDALMNLDIEQGNTQEMGEESEIASLLKDGVSSILRSKIEGVAGCYPFENLRTAVNILFLLGSSDLVVAKQAILLYYLFDRHWTMPDEIWRHTVEDFAATFSITRHSLLESLIFYLLDDHTQEALQEACRLLPEVSGPAIHPKIAQVLLERNNPDTALMVLRWSGCDGGLRMVSLSEAVTAVRVRVECGLLTEAFTHQRMLCTKVRDKKVKHGPSVDTSHDFKGDFRSWVQWVEILVTEICCLCIRRNLVDRMIELPWNSEEEIHIHKCLLDFAIEDPSTTAGSLLVVFYLQRYRYTEAYQVDLKLRTLEKEFITKSIVGEEVLYRMRSASDWRERLIEKSMELLPEVQRLQVKSGKLPGIVVNSGEEVGVAAKFDLAEVQEARSTSLLIPSSTDSSLVLGTDHTIPLLRPSNFETPTRLRGSVHNQRSELVNYGSPSIFLTNSERGLKPLNSISKGFKLVDTVTPGTRWVSPISASPLREIKEATHGNLQDTLPEMEENGFINQLQNTSRHDLYRVTTNQVSTPSSKHGLFKDYAEDLNTNVSGKRSQSDRDGRHWNVVSSDDPMDISSRGKDFTVEDSNMNGGPRWRSDETSDEEEEQGPGRSMGMVYNTTPARRRSRRLANR from the exons ATGGACCGGAGATTCAACGGCCCAACCACACCTTCTACCTCCACCGACGCCGCCGCCTCCGCCTCCGCCGCCAAATCGACTCCTCTGCCTTCACAACCTAACTACAATAGCCGAGCTGTTAAG GAAGCATTGGAACATTTGGCATCTGTTGATCTGTTTGAGTTGTGTGATGAAGCAAAAGTTGAACATTGTCGGGCTACTAGAGACTTGAGAAGCTGTGGACGTTATGTAGAATATGCTTTGATCTCATGTGGACATGCCTCTTTATGTGCAGAGTGTAGTCAACGGTGTGATCTTTGCCCTATTTGTAGAATCCCAATTCCAATGGATGGCAATAGACTACGGCTTCGCCTTTACCATGAATGCATAGAAGCTGGCCTTATCTCCAAAAGATGTGATGAGAGAattcaagagaaagatgggGAAAAGCAACTAACTGCTGATGTCCAACGGCTGTATTCTTTGTTTGATGTTGCCTTGGAGAATAACTTAGTTTCTTTGATATGCCAAT ATGTAACAGATGTTTGTATGGATGAAAGTGCTGTGTCCAGTGATCCTGTCATCGCATTCTTGTTGGATGAAGTGGTTGTTAAGGATTGGTGCAAGAGGACATTCAGAAACATTGCAAAAGAACTTCAACGAATTT ATAATCTTGAACTAGAGGGAATGAAAACTAGCCTGACTTTACTACTTAAGTTATCCATACAGTTGGCTGGCATTTGCAATGTGCTTGAAGTTTTGGAGTCATCTTTTAAGGACACTCTTTCAGCACAGCTTCATGACTTACACCACCTTCAAGAGAGCATATTGAAGACAAAGCAG caTATGGAGATTATGATGTGGTGCATAAGACATCAATTTCTTGAGAAAGTGAAATCTCGATATTCTGATTTTTCATCGTGGCATTCTTGTGTCCATGAACGGAAATCGGCTGCAATTAAGCGTTCATGGCCTGATGCAGTAAATAACTCTTCAGAGCCTACCAAACAGGATGGTTCCTTGTTCATTGAAGATGCGTTGATGAATCTTGATATAGAACAGGGAAATACGCAGGAAATGGGGGAGGAATCAGAGATTGCGTCCTTGCTGAAAGATGGAGTCTCATCGATTCTCAGGTCTAAGATAGAAGGGGTGGCAGGGTGCTATCCTTTTGAAAATCTTCGAACTGCAGTCAATATACTCTTTTTATTGGGAAGTTCAGATTTGGTGGTTGCAAAGCAAGCAATT CTTCTCTATTATCTGTTTGATAGACATTGGACAATGCCTGATGAAATATGGAGACACACTGTGGAAGACTTTGCAGCTACCTTTAGTATAACCAGGCATTCATTACTGGAATCTTTAATATTTTATCTGTTGGATGACCACACACAGGAGGCTCTGCAG GAAGCTTGTCGCCTTCTTCCAGAGGTCTCAGGACCAGCAATCCATCCTAAGATTGCACAGGTGCTGTTAGAAAGGAATAATCCTGATACGGCCTTGATGGTTTTACGGTGGTCTGGGTGTGATGGTGGATTACGAATGGTTTCACTTAGTGAGGCTGTCACCGCTGTTCGGGTGAGGGTGGAATGTGGACTTCTGACTGAAGCATTTACACATCAGAGAATGCTCTGCACCAAAGTCAGGGATAAGAAGGTGAAGCATGGACCATCTGTGGATACTTCTCATGATTTTAAAGGTGATTTTAGGAGTTGGGTGCAATGGGTGGAGATATTGGTAACTGAAATCTGTTGCCTTTGTATCCGAAGAAACTTGGTGGATCGAATGATAGAGTTGCCATGGAATTCTGAAGAGGAGATACACATACATAAGTGTCTGTTAGATTTTGCTATTGAGGACCCTTCAACAACTGCTGGAAGTCTTCTTGTTGTATTCTATCTTCAG CGCTATCGGTATACTGAAGCATACCAAGTTGATCTTAAACTTCGGACTTTGGAGAAGGAATTTATTACAAAGAGTATTGTTGGTGAAGAAGTTTTATATAGAATGAGATCTGCAAGTGATTGGAGGGAAAGATTGATT GAGAAAAGCATGGAGCTGCTGCCAGAAGTCCAGAGGCTGCAAGTGAAATCAGGAAAATTGCCTGGAATTGTTGTTAATTCTGGCGAAGAAGTTGGAGTAGCAGCAAAATTTGATCTGGCTGAGGTACAAGAGGCAAGGTCGACCAGTTTATTAATTCCCTCGTCTACCGATTCTTCTCTTGTTCTGGGCACAGACCATACAATTCCTCTCTTGAGACCGTCAAATTTTGAAACTCCAACAAGACTACGTGGGTCTGTCCATAATCAACGCTCTGAACTTGTTAACTATGGTTCCCCATCAATTTTCCTTACCAATTCAGAAAGGGGACTAAAACCTTTAAATAGCATTAGCAAGGGTTTCAAATTGGTTGACACTGTAACTCCTGGAACTCGTTGGGTTAGTCCCATCAGTGCCTCACCTTTGAGAGAAATTAAAGAAGCTACTCACGGGAATCTCCAGGACACCTTGCCAGAAATGGAGGAAAATGGGTTTATTAACCAATTGCAAAATACTAGTCGGCATGATTTGTACAGGGTCACCACTAATCAGGTAAGTACTCCCAGCAGCAAGCATGGCTTGTTTAAAGATTATGCAGAGGACCTGAATACAAATGTGTCTGGTAAAAGGAGCCAGTCTGATAGAGATGGTAGACATTGGAATGTGGTATCTTCAGATGATCCAATGGACATCTCTTCGAG AGGGAAGGACTTCACTGTTGAGGACAGCAATATGAATGGTGGGCCAAGATGGAGGTCTGATGAAACCAGTGATGAGGAAGAGGAGCAAGGTCCAGGGAGAAGTATGGGAATGGTTTATAATACAACTCCCGCAAGGAGAAGAAGCAGAAGACTTGCCAATAGGTGA